In Rhodanobacter humi, the genomic stretch CTTCCACGCGGCCATCGGGCCAGCGCATGGCGTTTTCCACCGCCTCGCCGGCCAGCAGCCGCGCCAGTTCCGACTCGTCGATGCGCAGGCGCAGCGACTGTTGCCGTTGTTGCACTCTCATCGGCTCATCTCGTTCCAGAGTTCGGGGGTATTGCAGTCCACGAGTTGCGCCGCCTCGTCCTTCGACAAGGCCAGCGCTTCGGTTTCCATCGCCGCCTGCAGCGCGCGCAGCGAACGCGCGCGCTTCTCCGCCGATTGCGCCAGCGTCTGCAGCAAGGCGCGGCTGGCGGCGTCCAGACGAAAGCGCCACGGCAGCACGTGTTCGGCAAACGCCACGCTGCGCGCCTGACGGCGCTCCGTGCGCAACCGCTGCAACAGCGCGCCGGACAAGCGCGGCATGTCCACCGGGATCACCAGCAGCTCGGCCTCAGCCGTCACGCTGGCTGCCACGCTCATGAGGCCACCGACCGGGCCGAGCTGCGGGGCGAGATCGGCCACGCCGCGATGCGCGGGGCGCTCTCCGCTCACGCGCAGTGCATCGACGCCCGCCGCGCGCAGCGTGGCCAGTTGATGCTCGATCAACGGCTGGCCGTGCCAGTCCAAAAGTGCCTTGTCGCACCCCATGCGGCTGGACTGGCCGCCGGCCAGCAGCACGCCGATGCAGGGGCGATCCTCAGCGATCGTGGCCATGCGCGGCATGCGAATGGGTGTGGGTGAACTGGCGCTCTTCCTCGCACAGCGAGCAGCCTTCGCTCCAGGCGCTGTCGCCGTCCACGTAGTGTTCCTGCTTCCAGATCGGTGACTCGCGTTTCACCGCCTCGATGGCCAGCCGGCAGGCGCGGAAGGCCTCGTCACGGTGCGGCGTACCGGCAGCCACCACCACGGCGAGATCGCCGATGGCGAGATCCCCTTTTGCATGCGCGATCCACAGCTTCAGCGGCGCGCCCACCTCGGCCAGCGCGCGCTCGGCGATGGCGCGAAACTGGTTCAACGCCAGCGGCACGAACAAGTCGTAGCTGATGCCGGTGACGACGCGCCCCACGTTGTGGTCGCGCACCCGGCCGATGAAGCTGGCGATGCCGCCGAAGCGCGGATCGGCCACGAAATCCAGCGCCGCGGCCACGTCCAGCGCGGCCACGCGGCGTTCCACCACGGCGACATGCAAGCCGTCCATTTCAGCCTCCACTAACCGGCGGCAGCACGGCCAGCGCCACGCCGACCGGCACTTCGCGGTGGTTGTGCAGGATTTCCTCGTCGGTGGCGAAAGCGCAGCGCCGCACCAGGCCGGCGGACACCTGCGGCGCTTGCGCAGCCAGGTGCGCGACCAGCAATTCGCGCAGCTCGGCCATCGTGCTTCCGGCGGGTACGTCCAGCTCCACCGCGCCGCTGGCATCGGCCTCGCGCAGCGCGCCGAACAGGGCAATCGATGTCTTCATGCGTGGCTCCCGCCGAAATCAGGGCTGTGCAAATGGCTGGGGCCGTAGACCTCGACCAGACTGCCGGCAGCCAACGTGTTCGCCTCCAGCGGAATCACCGCCCAGGCATTGGCCTCGGTCAGCGAGCGGATGCGGTAGGACTCCTGCCCTTCCAGCACCTGCGCGCTGAGACCGCCTTGCGCATCCATCGCCACGCGCGCCTTGAGGTGAAAGCGCAGGCGCGGCTTCTTCGCGTAGTCGGCGGTCAGCGACACGCGCCAGGGCACTTCGTGCGGCAGGCCAAGCATGGTGCGCAGTGCGGGCTCGACGAAGAAGCGCAGCCCCACCGCCACCGCGATGGGGTTGCCCGGCAGGCCGAAGAACAGCGTGCCGTCGGGCAGGCGCGCGAACAGCAGCGGCTTGCCGGGGCGGATCGCCAGCTTGTGGAAGATCGCGGTGGCGCCGAGTTGCTGCAATGCCTCGGGCACGAAGTCGTAACGGCCCATCGACACCGCGCCGGTGGAAATCACCACGCGCGCACCGGCATCGCGGGCGCGCGCGAAGGCGGCGAGGAAGGCCTCCACCTCGTCGCCCACGGTTTCGCGATGCACCAGCTCGGCGCCCGCGCGCGGCAAAGCCGCGGCGAGATGCGGGCCGTTGGAATTGCGGATCTGCCCCGGCGCGAGCGCGGCGCCGGCCGCGTCCACCAGCTCGCGGCCGGTGCACAGCACGGCCAGGCGCGGACGCGTCGCCACCCGCACTCGCGCCACGCCCAACGCGGCCAGCAGCATCAAGTGATTGGGCGCAAGCAAGATGCCGGCGGCGAGCACGGCCACGCCCTGCGCCACGTCGGAACCGGCGCGGCGCAGGTTGTCGCCCGCCGCCACGGCGGCTTTCAGGCGCACGCGCGGCGGCGCGTCCAGGCGTTCGGTCTGCTCCACCGCGATCACGCGGTCGAGGCCGTCGGGCACGCGCGCGCCGGTCATGATTTCCCAGGCGCCATGCCGCGCACGGCTGGCGCCGTCGCCCGCGGCCTGCTCGCCTTCGATCAGCCACTCGCTGCCGGCCGGCAAGGGCTCGCTGCCGCCGGCGAGCGCGTAGCCGTCCATCGCCGAGTTGTCGAACGGCGGCAAGGCCTCGGGTGCGATCACCGCTTCGGCCAGCACGCGGCCCAGCGCGTCATCCAGCGCGCAGTTCTCGGCGGGCAATGCTGTGCATTCGGCGAGGATCAGCCGCAGCGCGGCTTCGGGAGCCAGCAGTTCGTGGCTCATGCGTGGCCCTCGCCGGCGACCATCGCCAACGCATGCGCGAGGATGGGCGCGAGGATCTCCATGCCTTGCGCCGCCGCCTTGCTGCTGCCGGGCAACGCGATCACCAGCATGGAACCCACCAGCACCGCTTCGGCGCGGCTCAGCCACGCCAGCGGAGTGTGCTGACTGCTTTCGCTGCGGAACATTTCCGCGATGCCGGGCACACGGCGCTCGCCCGCCAGTGCCAGTGCCTCGGGCGTGACATCGCGCGGCGAGAGGCCGGTGCCGCCGGTACACAGCGCGAGGCGGATGCCGGCAGCGGCCAGCTCGCGCAGGCGCGCAGCCAGCGGCGCGGCCACGTCGGCGCGTACTTCGGCCGGGCCAAGTTCGGCGCCCAGCGCGCGCAGGCGTTCCACCAGCAAGGGGCCGGAGACGTCCTCGTAATCGCCGCGGCTGGCGCGGTCGCTGAGCGTGATCACGGCGGCGGGTACGCCGTCCAGCTTCGGCAAGCCGCGCGGGCGGTAGTGCTCGCGCTCGGCATCCGTCATGCCCTCGGGGTGGAACCACAAGCCCTTCTTGCCGCCTTCCTTGAACAGCAGCCGCACGCCGACGATGGCGAGCGCGGGTTCGACCGGTTTGGTGAGGTCGTAGAGCGTGAGCAGGGCCGCGCTGGCGCCCGCGAGCGCTTCCATCTCCACGCCGGTGCGGGCGATGGCGGCGGCCTCGCAATAGATCCGGATCGCGCGCCGTTCGGGCACCGGTACGCAGCGCAGCTCGGCGTATTCCAGGGCCAGCGGATGGCACAGCGGCATCAGTTGCGCGGCGCTTTTCGCGCCTTGCAGGCCGGCCACCTCGGCCATGCCCATGGCGTCACCCTTGGGCAGGCGGCGTTCGACGATGGCCTCGAAGGCGCTGCCGGCGAGAAGTTCACCCACCGCCACGGCGCGCCGTGCGGTGATGCGCTTGTGGCGCACGTCGGCCATGTGGAACGCGGCCTGACGCTCGGGCGCGGTGGCGCGCTCGCTCATGGATCAACCTCCGGTGGAAGCAAGATGGGGCGTGACGCCGGTGCGGCCTTCATGCAGAAAATGGCCCTGCTCCTTGCGGCCGATCTGGCCACCGATGGCATGCACCAGGTCGTCGAGCTGGTCGTCGCGCTGCAGGTGCTGGCGCAGCGGTATGCCGAATTCGCCGAACAGGCACAGGCGCAGGTCGCCGCTGGCGGTGACGCGCAGGCGGTTGCAGCCGGCGCAGAAGTCCTTGGAGTACGGCGCGATGATGCCGATGCGGCCGGCGTAATCGGGATGGCGGTACTCGCGCGCGGGGCCCGCGTCGGCGGCGCGCGGCAGCGCCTGCCAGCCCGCCTCCTGCAGCTCGGTTTCCAGCAGCCCGGCGCGCACATGGTGGTCGCGGAAGAACGCGAGGTTGTCGCCGGTCTGCATCAACTCGATGAAGCGCAGGCCCACGGCGTGGTCGCGCAGGTAGTCCAGCCAGCGCGGCAGCTCGTCGTCGTTGACGCCGCGCAGCAGCACGGCGTTGAGCTTCATGGACAGGCCGCCGGCCAGTGCCATTTCCACGCCGCGAAGGATGTCGTCCAGCCGGTCGTGGCCGGTGATGCGCGCGAAGGCCGCGCGATCGAGGCTGTCCACGCTGACGTTGATGGCGTTGAGCCCGGCATCCATCCACTCGTGCAGGCGCCTGGAGAGCAGCGTGCCGTTGGTGGTCATCGCGAGCTTATTCACGCCCGGCACCGCGGCGGCAGCACGCAGCACGTCGGTGAGGTCGCGGCGCACGCTGGGCTCGCCGCCGGTGATGCGCAGCTTGTGCATGCCCAGCTCGGCGAAGCCGCGCAGCAGGCGGGTGATTTCTTCCAGCGACAGCGGCCCCGCTGCGCCCGTTTCGGCGTGGTAGCCGTGCGGCAGGCAGTAACTGCAACGGAAGTTGCACGCGGGAGTGACCGACAGCCGCACATACGGAAAGCGGCGACCGTAGCGATCGGCCAGCGGGGCCGTGCCCACGGAACCAGACCCAGGCTCAGGACGGCAACGCATCGATCAACCCCTGCACGAGCGGCTTCAGGTGATAGCGAGCGGCCGGGACGACCGCGACCGCCACGCCGCGTTGCGCAAGCGCCTCGGCGACCACAGGCCCGACGGCGGCCACGACGGTTCGATGCAAGGCCTCATCCAGCGCCCGACCTTGGCCTTGGCCGTCCGCCAGGCGAAACAGACGCTCCACCTGTTGCACGCTGGTGAATGCGATCGCGTCGACTTCCCTTTGCCACATGCGTTGGATCAAGGCCAACACGTCGGCGTCGTCGGCCGCATCGGCATAACGGTAGGGAGCGACGGGCAAGGCCAGTGCGCCCGCTTCGGCGAGAAAATCCATCAGCGGCGCGTTGGACTCGCTGCCGTACAGCTGCACGCCGACGCGCCGGCCATGCAGCTCGAACTCGCGCAGGCAGGCGATCATGCCCGGCGTGGTGGCCGGTTCGGCGATGCGCTCGGGCCGCAGCCCCAGTTCGCGCAACACCCGCGCCGGTTTGGGGCCGCGCGCCACGATGCGCACCTGCGCCAGGCGCGCGACGAAGCCGGCACGCTCGGTGGGCGCATGCCGGTCGAGCGCGGCCAGCAGGCGATGCAATCCCTCGCCGGTGTACAGCAGCAGGTCGTCGCAGCCGCCTGCATTGAACTGGCGCAGCCAATCCAGCACGGGCGCTGGATCGGGCGCGTCGCGGATCTCCACCAGCGGGCAGCGCAGGACGCGGGCGCCACGTCGTTCGAGCAACGCCGCGAACACATCGAGCTCCCGCGACTCGGGGATCGCGACGCAGCGGCCCGCCAGCGGCTGTCCGGATTCGACGACTGCATTCATCGCGGCGACTCCCGGCTGTCCGTCGGTGCGTCCATCAGGCCGGCTCCATCTGCATCGTCCGCGCGGCCGGCGCAACCTCGGCATGCCCATCGACCAGTTCGCCAAACCAGGCATGCTCGCGCGCACAGGCCGCGACCTCGCCGACGATCAGCAGCGCCGGCGAACCCACCGCATGCGTTTTGACGAGTGCCGGCAATTCGGCAAGCACGCCGACGATCACGCGCTGCTGCGGCAGGCTGCCGTTCTCGACGATGGCCACCGGCGTGTCGGCTGCTCGCCCATGGGCGAGCAATCGCGCCGTGAGCGCGTCGACCCGTTCGACGCCCATGTAGACGGCCAGGGTTTGTCCACGCTGGCCAAGCGCCTGCACGTCCAGCGCATCGCTGCCCGCCTTGCCATGCGCGGTCAGCAGGCAAACCGACTGCGCCTGGTCGCGATGGGTCAACGGGATACCGGCAAAGGCGGCGCAGGCCGTGGCCGCGGTGACGCCCGGCACCACTTCGCAGGCGACGCCGTGGCGACGCAGGAAGGCCAGCTCCTCGCCGCCGCGGCCGAACACGAACGGATCGCCGCCCTTCAGGCGCACCACGCGCCGCCCCTCGCGCGCATGCGCCAGCATCAACCGATGGATCTGTTCCTGCGCCATCTGGCGGCCGCCGCAACGCTTGCCCACGTCGATGCGCTCGGCATCGCGCCGAGCCATCGCGAGAATCTCCCCGCTCACCAACTGGTCGTGCAGCACCACGTCTGCCGTGTGCAGCGCGCGCAGCGCCTGCAGCGTGAGCAGGCCCGGGTGGCCCGGGCCGGCACCGACCAGCACCACCGAACCCTTGTATGGCGGCGGCTCGTCGCCGCACAGGGCGTCGAGCAGCAACTGTTCGGCCTCCTGTTCGCGCGCGGCGCGCAGCAACGGCAGCACCGGGCCGTCGTGCAGCCAGTCATAGAAGGCGCGGCGGCCGGCGAGGTTTTCGTGCCGGCGCACGATCTGCGCACGCTGGCGCTGCGCCAGCGTCACCAGCGCACCCAGGGCGTGATCCAGCACGCGTTCCAGCGTCTCGCGCACGCGTCGCGCCAGTGCGGGTGCCGCACCCGCGGTGGAGATGGCCACCATCAACGGCGAACGATCCACCACCGCAGGCACGTGGAAGCGCGAGCACGCGGCATCGTCCACCACGTTGGCGAAGATGCGCCGCTCGTCCGCGGCGGCGGCCACCGCGGCATTCAACGCGTGGTCGTCCGTGGCGGCGATCACCAGCCACATGCCATCGAGCCATCCGGGCGCGAACTCGCCGCGCTGCCAGTGGATCGTCCCCGCCACGGCCTGGGCGGCGAGTTCGTCGTCCAGCCGTGGCGCGCCCACCGTCACGCGCGCACCTGCATCGCAAAGTGCAGCAGCCTTGCGTCGGGCCACGCTGCCGCCACCTACCACCAGCACTGGCAGCCCATGCATATCTGCGAAAAGTGGGTACAGCTTCATCGTCGGCCTCCGGTTCGCTGCCATGCGCGTTCATGCCTCGCTCTCGGCGTGCGCGTCGGCGATCAGGCGCTGCAGCTCGGGGATGCACGAGCCGCAATTGCCGCCCGCGCGCAGCACGGCGGTCACGCCCGCCGGCGTGTCGAGACTTTTCTCGCGGATCGCCGCGCAAATCGTGTTGCGGCCCACGCCGAAGCACGCGCACACCACCGGACCGGGGTCGCCATCCGCGTCCGGCGCCTCGCCGGCAAGCAGGCAGGCGCGGTCGGCGTCCCCCAGCTGCGCCTGGCCGAACAAGCGGGCCAGCCATCGACGCGACGGCAAGTCGGGGCGCGCGGAGAGGAACACGCAGGCTTCGAGTCGCGCGTCACGCAACAACGCGGCGCGATAGATCCCGGTATCGGCATCTTCGTATTCCAGCCACTCTGCGTCGGCACCAGCCGCATCCAGCCAGGTTCTGGCCCAGGCGCCGCCATCCTTCGGCTGCTCGCGCTGCGCGATCTCGTAACGCCAGAACTGCTCGCCGCGAATCAGCGTCCAGTAGCTCAAGCCCGCCACCGGCAGCATGCGGCGCGCGAACGCGAAGCCGTACCAGCGCACCGGAAACGGCTCCACACGCACCGGCGTGTGCTTGAACTCCGGCTGGCCGGAAACCGGATCGACCACCGGATTCACCAGTGCGCCGACGCGCGCATCGGAGGCGAACTGTGCGTTCCAGTGGATCGGCACGAACACGTTGCCGGTCAGGATGCCGCCGCCGTGGCGCACCCGTGCCACCATCGCTCCCCAGTTCGAGACTACCCGCGCCAGTTCGCCTTCGCGCACGCCGCTGCGCAAGGCATCGTGCGGATGCATGTCGACGAAAGGCTCGCCGAGATGGCCAGCGAGCCGTGGCGATTTGCCGGTGCGCGTCATCGTGTGCCACTGGTCGCGCACACGGCCGGTGTTGAGCACCAGCGGGTACTCGCGATCCGGCGCATGGACGGGCGGACGTCCGCAAGCGGCGACGAAGCGTGCGCGGCCATCGGCATGCGCATAAC encodes the following:
- the mobA gene encoding molybdenum cofactor guanylyltransferase codes for the protein MATIAEDRPCIGVLLAGGQSSRMGCDKALLDWHGQPLIEHQLATLRAAGVDALRVSGERPAHRGVADLAPQLGPVGGLMSVAASVTAEAELLVIPVDMPRLSGALLQRLRTERRQARSVAFAEHVLPWRFRLDAASRALLQTLAQSAEKRARSLRALQAAMETEALALSKDEAAQLVDCNTPELWNEMSR
- the moaCB gene encoding bifunctional molybdenum cofactor biosynthesis protein MoaC/MoaB gives rise to the protein MSERATAPERQAAFHMADVRHKRITARRAVAVGELLAGSAFEAIVERRLPKGDAMGMAEVAGLQGAKSAAQLMPLCHPLALEYAELRCVPVPERRAIRIYCEAAAIARTGVEMEALAGASAALLTLYDLTKPVEPALAIVGVRLLFKEGGKKGLWFHPEGMTDAEREHYRPRGLPKLDGVPAAVITLSDRASRGDYEDVSGPLLVERLRALGAELGPAEVRADVAAPLAARLRELAAAGIRLALCTGGTGLSPRDVTPEALALAGERRVPGIAEMFRSESSQHTPLAWLSRAEAVLVGSMLVIALPGSSKAAAQGMEILAPILAHALAMVAGEGHA
- a CDS encoding molybdenum cofactor biosynthesis protein MoaE yields the protein MDGLHVAVVERRVAALDVAAALDFVADPRFGGIASFIGRVRDHNVGRVVTGISYDLFVPLALNQFRAIAERALAEVGAPLKLWIAHAKGDLAIGDLAVVVAAGTPHRDEAFRACRLAIEAVKRESPIWKQEHYVDGDSAWSEGCSLCEEERQFTHTHSHAAHGHDR
- a CDS encoding MoaD/ThiS family protein, with protein sequence MKTSIALFGALREADASGAVELDVPAGSTMAELRELLVAHLAAQAPQVSAGLVRRCAFATDEEILHNHREVPVGVALAVLPPVSGG
- a CDS encoding molybdopterin molybdotransferase MoeA, which produces MLAPEAALRLILAECTALPAENCALDDALGRVLAEAVIAPEALPPFDNSAMDGYALAGGSEPLPAGSEWLIEGEQAAGDGASRARHGAWEIMTGARVPDGLDRVIAVEQTERLDAPPRVRLKAAVAAGDNLRRAGSDVAQGVAVLAAGILLAPNHLMLLAALGVARVRVATRPRLAVLCTGRELVDAAGAALAPGQIRNSNGPHLAAALPRAGAELVHRETVGDEVEAFLAAFARARDAGARVVISTGAVSMGRYDFVPEALQQLGATAIFHKLAIRPGKPLLFARLPDGTLFFGLPGNPIAVAVGLRFFVEPALRTMLGLPHEVPWRVSLTADYAKKPRLRFHLKARVAMDAQGGLSAQVLEGQESYRIRSLTEANAWAVIPLEANTLAAGSLVEVYGPSHLHSPDFGGSHA
- a CDS encoding uroporphyrinogen-III synthase, whose product is MANWSMGMPRLRRPRGRCRWSRPDGRTDGQPGVAAMNAVVESGQPLAGRCVAIPESRELDVFAALLERRGARVLRCPLVEIRDAPDPAPVLDWLRQFNAGGCDDLLLYTGEGLHRLLAALDRHAPTERAGFVARLAQVRIVARGPKPARVLRELGLRPERIAEPATTPGMIACLREFELHGRRVGVQLYGSESNAPLMDFLAEAGALALPVAPYRYADAADDADVLALIQRMWQREVDAIAFTSVQQVERLFRLADGQGQGRALDEALHRTVVAAVGPVVAEALAQRGVAVAVVPAARYHLKPLVQGLIDALPS
- the moaA gene encoding GTP 3',8-cyclase MoaA — encoded protein: MRCRPEPGSGSVGTAPLADRYGRRFPYVRLSVTPACNFRCSYCLPHGYHAETGAAGPLSLEEITRLLRGFAELGMHKLRITGGEPSVRRDLTDVLRAAAAVPGVNKLAMTTNGTLLSRRLHEWMDAGLNAINVSVDSLDRAAFARITGHDRLDDILRGVEMALAGGLSMKLNAVLLRGVNDDELPRWLDYLRDHAVGLRFIELMQTGDNLAFFRDHHVRAGLLETELQEAGWQALPRAADAGPAREYRHPDYAGRIGIIAPYSKDFCAGCNRLRVTASGDLRLCLFGEFGIPLRQHLQRDDQLDDLVHAIGGQIGRKEQGHFLHEGRTGVTPHLASTGG
- the cysG gene encoding siroheme synthase CysG, with amino-acid sequence MKLYPLFADMHGLPVLVVGGGSVARRKAAALCDAGARVTVGAPRLDDELAAQAVAGTIHWQRGEFAPGWLDGMWLVIAATDDHALNAAVAAAADERRIFANVVDDAACSRFHVPAVVDRSPLMVAISTAGAAPALARRVRETLERVLDHALGALVTLAQRQRAQIVRRHENLAGRRAFYDWLHDGPVLPLLRAAREQEAEQLLLDALCGDEPPPYKGSVVLVGAGPGHPGLLTLQALRALHTADVVLHDQLVSGEILAMARRDAERIDVGKRCGGRQMAQEQIHRLMLAHAREGRRVVRLKGGDPFVFGRGGEELAFLRRHGVACEVVPGVTAATACAAFAGIPLTHRDQAQSVCLLTAHGKAGSDALDVQALGQRGQTLAVYMGVERVDALTARLLAHGRAADTPVAIVENGSLPQQRVIVGVLAELPALVKTHAVGSPALLIVGEVAACAREHAWFGELVDGHAEVAPAARTMQMEPA